Proteins from a single region of Chryseobacterium sp. T16E-39:
- a CDS encoding GH3 auxin-responsive promoter family protein yields MLSFLKKNIALAWAKKHVQKAEEFKKNPEKDQEKLLLSLIDTAKKTLFGREHQFENIHSIKDFQENVPIADYEELKPYIERIKKGQANILWTETPEYFAKTSGTTSGSKYIPISKEGMPYQIAGAQSALFHYISQKGNADFVKGKMIFLQGSPVLEEVYGIKTGRLSGIVAHHIPNYLQKNRLPSWETNIIEDWETKVDKIVKETEKENMTLISGIPPWLIMYFEKLTERSGKKIKELFPNLQLIVTGGVNYEPYREKMEDLLGGSVDIIQTFPASEGFFAFQDDYTKEGLLLLTNHGIFYEFVPLEEYGKPGARRLTLKDVELNKDYALILTTNSGLWAYSIGDVVRFIDKKPHRILVSGRTKHFTSAFGEHVIAFEVEEAMKATVEKHPAQITEFHLAPQVNPVEGLPYHEWLIEFEKEPANLQSFRDELDNQLRKRNTYYDDLISGNILQKLHISLLKKNAFQEYAKSQGKLGGQNKIPRLANDRKIADLLEIYKF; encoded by the coding sequence ATGTTAAGCTTTCTCAAGAAAAATATTGCACTGGCCTGGGCAAAAAAGCATGTCCAAAAAGCCGAAGAATTTAAGAAAAACCCGGAGAAGGATCAGGAGAAATTACTTTTATCCTTAATTGATACCGCAAAAAAAACGCTTTTTGGGAGAGAGCATCAATTTGAAAATATTCATTCTATAAAGGATTTTCAGGAAAACGTTCCTATTGCAGACTATGAGGAGCTGAAACCTTATATTGAAAGAATAAAAAAAGGGCAAGCCAACATTCTTTGGACAGAAACACCCGAATATTTTGCCAAAACTTCCGGGACAACTTCAGGATCAAAATATATCCCTATCTCAAAAGAAGGTATGCCTTATCAGATTGCAGGAGCCCAAAGTGCTTTGTTTCATTATATATCCCAAAAGGGAAATGCTGATTTTGTTAAAGGAAAAATGATTTTCCTGCAAGGAAGCCCAGTACTCGAAGAAGTGTATGGAATAAAAACAGGACGTCTTTCAGGGATTGTCGCACATCACATCCCTAATTACCTCCAGAAGAACCGTCTTCCAAGTTGGGAAACCAATATCATAGAGGATTGGGAAACTAAGGTTGATAAAATCGTAAAAGAAACGGAAAAAGAAAACATGACACTTATTTCAGGAATTCCACCCTGGTTGATCATGTATTTTGAAAAGCTCACTGAAAGAAGTGGTAAAAAGATTAAAGAACTCTTTCCAAATCTTCAACTTATTGTTACCGGCGGAGTAAACTATGAACCATACCGAGAAAAAATGGAGGACCTTTTGGGAGGAAGCGTTGACATTATTCAAACCTTTCCTGCCTCTGAAGGATTTTTTGCATTTCAGGATGACTATACCAAAGAGGGTCTTCTTCTTTTAACCAATCACGGTATTTTTTATGAGTTTGTTCCTCTGGAAGAATATGGAAAACCAGGCGCAAGAAGATTAACTTTAAAAGACGTCGAACTTAATAAGGATTACGCCTTGATATTAACAACTAACTCGGGATTATGGGCCTATTCGATTGGCGATGTCGTGCGATTCATAGATAAAAAACCTCATCGTATTTTGGTAAGTGGCAGAACCAAACATTTTACATCTGCTTTTGGAGAACATGTTATCGCTTTCGAAGTGGAAGAAGCGATGAAAGCTACCGTGGAAAAACATCCTGCCCAAATCACTGAATTCCATCTTGCACCACAGGTAAACCCCGTAGAAGGACTCCCTTATCACGAGTGGCTCATTGAGTTTGAAAAAGAACCTGCCAATTTACAGTCTTTCAGGGATGAACTGGACAACCAATTGAGAAAACGCAACACTTATTACGACGATCTTATTTCAGGGAATATCCTGCAAAAACTCCATATCAGCTTACTGAAAAAAAATGCATTTCAGGAATATGCAAAATCTCAGGGTAAGCTTGGTGGTCAAAATAAGATTCCCAGATTAGCAAACGACAGAAAAATTGCCGATTTATTGGAAATCTATAAATTTTAA
- the mfd gene encoding transcription-repair coupling factor, with translation MQLKPIHEKFLPDLLKQEFGKEIFIQLDAHQHISVKGNAGSSASVFVAELFLTQKKSILYLIDDKEDALYANTEMEDLLGKDKVLYFPATHLEPYQVEKTQNANLVLRTEVLNKINSGKSPKVIIAYAGALSEKVLKKEDFKAISHQIKVGDQLDFDFVDELLSHYQFQQADFVSEPGEFSVRGGIVDVFSYSNEKPYRITFFGNEVENIKTFDIETQLSVDKVKEFQLVSNMNFSVTGSRVSLLQLLPKESFVISRNGVVGLQKIKSFYEKSLEKYEALSKDIAHRTPQELFISDQEFLFDYKKFKTIDFSSVGIEGLKTFDISIEQTSQPSFHKNFELLIQDLEEKQSNGFDTWISFSTEKQKERLESIFEELEHEMVFKSFKSELHEGFVDNNHKISVYTDHQIFDRYQRYKAKNTFAKSEQLTLKDLMSLKVGDYIAHIDHGIGKFMGLVKVNNDGKIQECFKLTYKNGDLLYVSIHSLHKISKYNGPDGKEIVLSKLGSPAWKSLKQKTKAKVKQIAFDLIQLYAQRKTAQGFAYTPDSYLQNELEASFIYEDTPDQEKATIDVKADMEASTVMDRLVCGDVGFGKTEVAIRAAFKAATDGKQVAVLVPTTILAFQHYRSFKERLKDFPVTVAYVNRFRTAKQKSEALDGLKNGKVDIIIGTHQLASNSVKFKDLGLLIIDEEHKFGVSVKDKLKTLKSNVDTLTLTATPIPRTLQFSLMAARDLSVIKTPPPNRQPVDTQLIGFNEEILRDAVSYELQRDGQVYFINNRIENLKDIAGLIQRLVPDARVITGHGQMEGKQLEKNVLDFMEGKYDVLVSTTIVESGVDVPNANTIFINDAQRFGMADLHQMRGRVGRSNRKAFCYLITPPYDMMTSDARKRLEAIEQFSDLGSGFQIAMKDLEIRGAGDLLGAEQSGFINEMGFETYQKMMQEALEELKDDKDFENLFENEEDRQKLFKSVKEVNIDTDLELMLPDFYISNTEERLLLYQKIAEIDNEKDLQKFESELVDRFGALPKEAVNLLKSVSLKWLAADIGFEKIVMKNGVFLGYFPGNPQDKFYQTDQFRHIINYLTQNPSEAQLKEKIGKEGNQLMMRKDKVKNVDEVNILLKSILEL, from the coding sequence ATGCAGTTAAAACCTATTCATGAAAAATTTCTTCCGGATTTATTAAAGCAGGAGTTTGGAAAAGAAATTTTTATCCAGTTGGATGCGCACCAGCATATTTCTGTTAAAGGAAATGCCGGATCTTCGGCATCTGTTTTTGTAGCTGAGCTTTTTCTGACACAGAAGAAAAGTATTCTTTATTTGATTGACGATAAAGAAGATGCTCTGTATGCCAATACAGAAATGGAAGATTTATTAGGTAAGGATAAAGTCCTTTATTTTCCGGCAACTCATTTGGAACCTTACCAGGTTGAAAAAACTCAGAATGCAAATCTTGTTTTAAGAACCGAGGTATTAAATAAAATAAATTCAGGGAAATCCCCAAAAGTAATCATTGCTTACGCGGGAGCTTTATCAGAAAAGGTCCTTAAAAAAGAAGACTTTAAAGCGATTTCGCATCAAATAAAGGTGGGAGATCAGCTGGATTTCGATTTTGTAGATGAGCTGCTTTCGCATTACCAGTTTCAACAGGCAGATTTTGTCTCTGAACCTGGAGAGTTTTCGGTACGTGGCGGGATCGTAGATGTTTTTTCTTATTCCAACGAGAAGCCTTATAGGATTACCTTCTTTGGAAATGAAGTTGAGAATATTAAAACCTTTGATATCGAAACCCAGCTTTCAGTAGATAAGGTGAAGGAGTTTCAGCTGGTTTCCAATATGAATTTTTCCGTTACAGGAAGCAGGGTTTCATTACTTCAGCTTTTACCAAAGGAAAGTTTTGTCATTTCCAGAAATGGAGTTGTTGGCCTGCAAAAGATAAAATCATTTTATGAAAAGTCGCTTGAGAAATATGAAGCTTTAAGTAAAGATATAGCTCACAGGACTCCACAGGAATTGTTTATTTCTGACCAGGAGTTTTTATTTGATTATAAAAAATTCAAAACAATAGATTTCAGCAGCGTTGGAATCGAAGGATTGAAAACATTTGATATCAGTATAGAGCAGACCTCACAACCTTCTTTCCATAAGAATTTTGAACTGCTTATTCAGGATCTGGAAGAAAAACAGAGTAACGGTTTTGATACCTGGATATCCTTTTCAACTGAAAAGCAAAAAGAGAGACTGGAATCTATTTTTGAGGAGTTGGAGCACGAAATGGTTTTCAAAAGCTTTAAATCTGAACTGCATGAAGGGTTTGTAGATAATAATCATAAAATTTCTGTGTATACCGACCATCAGATTTTTGATAGATACCAAAGATATAAGGCTAAAAATACATTTGCAAAATCTGAACAATTGACTTTAAAAGATCTGATGTCTTTAAAAGTAGGTGATTATATAGCCCATATTGACCATGGAATCGGAAAATTTATGGGACTTGTAAAAGTAAATAATGATGGTAAAATTCAGGAATGTTTTAAACTGACTTATAAAAACGGAGATTTGCTTTATGTAAGTATTCATTCTTTACATAAAATATCCAAATATAATGGACCCGATGGGAAAGAGATTGTTTTAAGCAAATTAGGTTCGCCGGCCTGGAAGTCTTTGAAACAGAAAACTAAGGCGAAGGTTAAGCAGATCGCTTTTGACCTGATACAGCTCTATGCACAACGGAAAACAGCACAGGGGTTTGCCTATACCCCTGATTCTTATTTGCAAAATGAATTGGAAGCCAGTTTTATTTATGAAGATACTCCGGATCAGGAGAAGGCTACAATCGATGTGAAAGCAGATATGGAGGCCAGTACAGTAATGGATCGTTTGGTGTGCGGAGATGTAGGTTTTGGAAAGACTGAAGTGGCTATCAGGGCTGCATTTAAAGCGGCAACAGATGGTAAACAGGTGGCTGTTCTTGTGCCAACAACAATTCTGGCGTTTCAGCATTACAGAAGCTTCAAAGAAAGATTAAAAGATTTTCCGGTGACGGTTGCGTACGTGAATAGATTCAGGACGGCAAAACAAAAATCGGAGGCTTTAGACGGACTGAAAAACGGGAAGGTCGATATTATTATCGGAACCCATCAGTTGGCCAGCAATAGTGTTAAATTTAAAGATCTTGGACTGTTGATTATTGATGAAGAGCATAAGTTTGGAGTTTCGGTCAAAGATAAATTGAAGACGCTTAAAAGCAATGTAGATACGCTTACGTTAACAGCTACACCTATTCCAAGAACCTTGCAGTTTTCTCTTATGGCGGCAAGGGATTTATCCGTAATTAAAACTCCTCCGCCAAACAGACAGCCTGTAGATACCCAGCTCATTGGTTTTAATGAAGAAATTCTTCGTGATGCGGTTTCTTATGAACTACAAAGGGATGGGCAGGTCTATTTTATCAATAATAGGATTGAAAATCTAAAAGATATAGCCGGCTTAATTCAGAGATTGGTTCCTGATGCCAGAGTAATAACGGGCCATGGACAGATGGAAGGAAAACAGTTGGAAAAGAATGTTCTTGATTTCATGGAAGGTAAATATGATGTATTGGTTTCAACAACGATTGTAGAAAGTGGAGTGGATGTTCCCAATGCGAATACAATTTTCATCAATGATGCTCAGAGATTTGGAATGGCAGATCTCCATCAGATGAGAGGAAGGGTAGGCCGAAGCAACAGAAAAGCTTTCTGTTATCTGATTACTCCTCCATACGACATGATGACTTCGGATGCCAGAAAGAGGTTAGAAGCTATTGAGCAATTTTCAGATCTGGGAAGTGGTTTCCAAATTGCGATGAAGGATTTGGAAATCCGGGGAGCAGGAGATTTGCTGGGTGCTGAACAAAGTGGATTTATCAATGAAATGGGATTCGAAACCTATCAGAAAATGATGCAGGAAGCATTGGAGGAATTAAAAGATGATAAAGATTTTGAAAATTTATTTGAAAATGAAGAAGACAGGCAGAAACTTTTTAAATCAGTAAAAGAAGTCAATATTGATACTGATCTGGAGTTGATGCTCCCTGATTTCTATATTTCAAACACTGAAGAAAGGTTATTGCTATATCAAAAGATCGCAGAAATTGATAATGAGAAAGATCTCCAGAAATTTGAATCAGAATTAGTGGACCGATTCGGAGCTTTACCTAAGGAAGCTGTTAATCTTTTAAAGAGCGTTTCTTTGAAATGGTTGGCTGCCGATATTGGATTTGAGAAAATTGTTATGAAGAATGGGGTGTTTTTAGGATATTTTCCGGGTAATCCACAAGATAAATTTTATCAGACAGATCAATTCAGACATATTATTAATTATTTAACTCAAAACCCATCAGAAGCACAGCTTAAAGAAAAAATAGGAAAAGAAGGAAATCAATTAATGATGAGGAAAGATAAGGTTAAAAATGTAGATGAAGTAAATATTTTATTGAAATCTATATTGGAGTTATAG
- the pth gene encoding aminoacyl-tRNA hydrolase: MKYLIVGLGNKGAEYENTRHNIGFKVAEKIAETIEASFNTTNFGWMAEGKYKGRKVLVLKPDTYMNLSGNAVKYWMQKENIPLENVLIVTDDLVLPFGTLRMKMKGSDAGHNGLKNINEVLQTQNYARLRFGISADFSEGRQVDYVLGTWNEEEKEKLAERIETFSKACLSFVFAGINNTMSAFNGK, from the coding sequence ATGAAATATTTAATAGTAGGCCTCGGTAATAAAGGAGCTGAATATGAAAATACCCGTCATAATATAGGATTTAAAGTTGCAGAGAAGATCGCTGAAACGATTGAGGCTTCTTTTAATACAACTAATTTTGGGTGGATGGCAGAAGGAAAATATAAAGGAAGAAAAGTATTGGTTTTAAAACCGGATACTTATATGAATCTTTCCGGAAATGCTGTGAAATATTGGATGCAGAAAGAAAATATCCCGCTGGAGAATGTACTGATTGTTACCGATGATCTGGTGCTGCCTTTTGGAACCCTCAGAATGAAGATGAAAGGTTCTGATGCGGGTCACAATGGTCTTAAAAATATCAATGAAGTATTACAGACCCAAAATTATGCGAGACTTCGTTTTGGGATATCTGCTGACTTTTCTGAAGGAAGGCAAGTGGATTATGTACTAGGAACATGGAATGAAGAAGAAAAGGAAAAACTTGCTGAAAGAATTGAAACATTTTCAAAAGCCTGTTTGTCTTTTGTATTTGCAGGAATTAATAATACCATGTCTGCTTTTAATGGAAAATAA
- a CDS encoding carbonic anhydrase family protein — MKAHTSETQSTITPEKALDFLKEGNQRFVNNLKANRDLLEQVNATREGQWPFAVVLSCIDSRTSAELIFDQGLGDVFSIRIAGNFVNQDILGSMEFGCNVAGSKLIVVLGHTKCGALKGGLDAAQIEGMGMDNLNHLINHFDPIINEVIEGNEERSSKNSSLLERLNQQNVRKAIEDIRNQSSTLKNLEDEGKIKIVGANYDVETGAVSWL, encoded by the coding sequence ATGAAAGCACATACATCTGAAACTCAATCTACAATTACTCCTGAAAAAGCATTGGATTTTTTAAAAGAGGGAAACCAAAGATTTGTAAACAATCTTAAAGCAAACAGAGACCTTTTGGAGCAGGTAAATGCAACACGTGAGGGACAATGGCCTTTTGCAGTTGTTTTAAGCTGTATAGACAGCCGTACTTCTGCGGAACTTATTTTTGATCAGGGTCTGGGAGATGTTTTTAGTATCAGAATCGCAGGTAATTTTGTCAATCAGGACATTTTAGGTTCAATGGAATTTGGCTGTAATGTTGCAGGATCTAAGCTTATTGTAGTTTTAGGTCATACTAAATGTGGTGCCTTAAAAGGCGGATTAGATGCAGCCCAAATTGAAGGAATGGGAATGGATAACCTGAACCACCTTATCAACCATTTTGACCCGATTATTAATGAAGTGATCGAAGGAAATGAAGAACGTTCATCCAAAAACAGCTCTCTTTTGGAAAGGCTAAATCAACAAAACGTAAGAAAAGCAATTGAAGATATCCGCAATCAAAGCTCAACGCTTAAAAACCTTGAAGACGAAGGGAAAATTAAAATTGTTGGAGCTAATTATGACGTTGAAACCGGTGCTGTAAGCTGGCTGTAA
- a CDS encoding SulP family inorganic anion transporter: MKKTSLIGGIKENFPSGLVVFLVALPLCLGIALASGAPPLSGIIAGIVGGLVVGTISNSNISVSGPAAGLTAIVLTAITDLGAFELFLCAGIIAGLIQLVLGFIRAGSISNYFPNNVIEGMLAAIGIIIILKQIPHALGFDKDYEGHESIFDNGLNFGYFTELFGAIHPGAILVTLVSVAILIAWDKIHVLKRIKMLPGALVAVIAGIVLNQVFKMTDSPLAIQTQHLVSLPVPQSLNDFKNLITTPDFNGFTNPKVWIVGATIAIVASIETLLCIEASDRLDRQRRITDTNLELKAQGIGNLISSFIGGLPMTSVVVRSSANANAGATSKISAIIHGILLLICVLSIPLILNLIPLATLAAVLLLVGYKLAKPATFKHFWHLGKFQFIPFVATVVAVVATDLLKGVGIGLAISIFYILQGNMKRAYYLSREKLDDADGINIKLAEEVSFLNKAAIKKTLKNIKPNSSVTIDARDTSYIATDVLEMIQDFANIRAKEEDITVELLGFKTSYRDYETNEDSHILVTHRRAM; encoded by the coding sequence ATGAAAAAGACATCATTAATAGGAGGAATCAAGGAGAATTTCCCTTCAGGCCTCGTAGTATTTCTAGTAGCACTTCCTTTATGTTTAGGAATTGCTTTAGCATCAGGTGCTCCCCCATTATCCGGAATTATTGCGGGTATTGTAGGAGGTCTGGTAGTAGGAACGATCAGTAACTCAAATATTTCAGTTTCCGGTCCTGCTGCTGGTTTGACAGCGATAGTGTTAACAGCAATTACAGATCTGGGAGCGTTTGAGCTTTTCCTTTGTGCAGGAATCATTGCAGGACTTATCCAATTAGTTTTAGGGTTTATAAGAGCGGGAAGTATCTCCAATTATTTCCCAAACAACGTAATTGAAGGGATGCTTGCAGCGATAGGAATTATTATTATTTTAAAACAGATTCCACACGCCCTGGGATTTGACAAAGATTACGAGGGTCATGAATCTATTTTTGATAATGGGTTAAACTTCGGATATTTTACTGAATTATTTGGAGCAATTCATCCCGGTGCTATTCTTGTGACATTAGTTTCAGTAGCTATTCTTATCGCATGGGATAAAATTCATGTTCTGAAAAGAATAAAAATGTTACCTGGAGCTTTAGTTGCTGTAATTGCAGGTATTGTTTTAAATCAAGTATTTAAAATGACGGATAGCCCGTTAGCTATTCAAACGCAGCATTTGGTTTCACTGCCCGTTCCTCAGTCTCTTAATGATTTTAAAAATTTGATTACGACACCGGATTTCAATGGCTTTACTAATCCAAAGGTATGGATCGTAGGAGCAACAATTGCTATTGTAGCATCTATTGAAACTCTGCTTTGTATAGAGGCATCCGACAGGCTGGATAGACAGAGAAGAATTACCGACACCAATTTAGAATTAAAAGCACAGGGAATAGGAAATCTTATCAGTTCATTTATCGGTGGACTTCCAATGACTTCAGTTGTAGTAAGGAGCTCTGCTAATGCAAACGCGGGAGCTACTTCTAAAATATCAGCTATAATTCATGGTATTCTCTTACTGATATGTGTTCTTTCTATTCCTTTAATCTTAAACTTAATTCCATTAGCTACATTAGCAGCAGTATTACTTTTAGTAGGATATAAACTAGCAAAACCTGCTACATTTAAACATTTCTGGCATTTGGGGAAATTCCAGTTTATTCCGTTTGTAGCAACTGTTGTTGCTGTTGTAGCTACAGATTTATTGAAGGGAGTTGGAATAGGTCTTGCTATTTCTATTTTCTATATCCTTCAGGGAAATATGAAAAGAGCTTATTATTTAAGCAGAGAAAAGCTGGACGATGCAGATGGAATTAATATCAAATTAGCTGAAGAAGTTTCATTTTTAAATAAAGCAGCGATCAAAAAAACACTTAAAAATATAAAACCAAATTCATCAGTAACCATCGATGCCAGAGACACGTCGTATATTGCAACCGATGTACTGGAAATGATCCAGGATTTTGCCAATATCCGTGCAAAGGAAGAAGATATCACGGTAGAACTTTTAGGTTTCAAAACATCCTATAGAGATTATGAGACCAATGAAGATTCTCACATTCTGGTTACTCACAGAAGAGCGATGTAA
- a CDS encoding carbonic anhydrase, whose translation MSQSYEVIFENNRKWVESKISQDPRFFEELAKTQHPDYLYIGCSDSRATAEELMGAKPGEVFVHRNIANVVNTLDMSSTAVIQYAVEHLKVKHIIVCGHYNCGGVKAAMTPQDLGLLNPWLRTIRDVYRLHQAELDSIQDEGKRYDRLVELNVVEQCINVIKMACVQERYILEEYPIVHGWVFDLRTGKIIDLEIDFEKVLKDIQKIYNLTESDWVMNRKS comes from the coding sequence ATGTCTCAATCGTATGAAGTTATTTTCGAAAACAACAGAAAATGGGTAGAATCCAAAATTTCGCAGGATCCCAGATTCTTTGAAGAATTAGCTAAAACCCAGCACCCTGATTATCTTTATATCGGATGCTCGGACAGTAGAGCCACAGCTGAAGAATTAATGGGAGCTAAACCTGGAGAAGTTTTTGTTCACAGAAATATTGCCAATGTTGTTAATACTTTGGATATGAGCTCTACAGCTGTCATTCAATATGCAGTTGAGCATTTAAAAGTAAAACACATTATTGTTTGTGGACATTACAATTGTGGTGGTGTAAAAGCAGCGATGACTCCTCAGGATTTAGGATTATTAAATCCATGGTTGAGAACTATCCGCGATGTTTACAGGTTACATCAGGCTGAGCTTGATTCTATTCAGGATGAAGGTAAGCGCTACGACAGGCTTGTCGAGCTTAATGTTGTGGAACAGTGTATTAATGTTATTAAAATGGCTTGTGTACAGGAAAGATATATTTTAGAAGAGTATCCTATTGTTCACGGCTGGGTGTTCGATCTGAGAACCGGAAAAATTATTGATTTAGAGATAGATTTCGAAAAAGTATTGAAAGATATCCAGAAAATCTATAACCTCACGGAATCGGATTGGGTAATGAATAGAAAGAGCTAG
- a CDS encoding serine acetyltransferase has translation MSDLHTIIQKDFYRENGKWLSRYEIWAKCVNPNLHFIYILRKTQKHKKKSILGIFWRYILRHHQIKYGFQIYPETQIGEGFYLGHWGSLVINPKTKIGINCNIAQGVTIGQQNRGKNTGIPTIGNEVWIGANAVIVGGITIGDNVLVAPNSYINFDVPSNSVVMGNPGKVYPKQDATEGYINNKV, from the coding sequence ATGTCAGATCTACACACCATCATTCAAAAGGATTTTTACAGAGAAAATGGGAAATGGCTTTCCAGGTATGAAATATGGGCAAAATGTGTAAATCCCAATCTTCACTTCATATACATTTTGAGAAAAACTCAGAAACACAAAAAAAAATCCATCCTTGGAATATTTTGGAGATATATCCTGAGACATCATCAGATAAAATATGGTTTTCAGATTTATCCCGAAACTCAGATCGGAGAAGGCTTTTATCTGGGACACTGGGGAAGTCTGGTAATCAATCCAAAAACAAAAATTGGAATCAACTGTAACATTGCTCAGGGGGTCACTATTGGACAGCAAAACCGTGGAAAAAATACAGGAATCCCAACCATCGGAAATGAAGTATGGATTGGGGCTAATGCTGTAATTGTAGGAGGTATCACTATTGGAGACAATGTATTAGTTGCACCTAATTCCTACATCAATTTTGATGTCCCTTCCAATTCTGTTGTGATGGGCAATCCTGGAAAAGTATATCCCAAGCAGGACGCTACAGAAGGTTACATCAATAATAAAGTGTAA
- a CDS encoding glycosyltransferase, which yields MAEIEFTSKIQNYKIVPKKKILIRIGSLRHGGAEKVLVTFLKNLSPDQYEIDLLLNLYSGKYLSEVPEWINIIYLNKGEMITTNRIQDIPEKIARVVYQKFLKKFPGVLYRGKLKNKKYDIEFAAIHGMRDEILNSPLTSSKKVVWIHNDLSQVKGYTDEEIRKFFGFDKIMVISEKIEQLFHSLAKNDSEKEKIVKIYNPLDTGEILTKSEEPVKEYNFENTIPTFVSVGTVFPQKGFDRLLQAHKRLLNEGLLHRVLIIGDGYDFDNIKRLKTELGIDKTATMLGFSDNPYPYFKNADFYILSSRYEGFPTVLFEAITLKKKIIATEVSGVQEMLNNGELGLIIENSEEGIYSGMKKALLQPETFLNYTEVLNDYKMPFNLENSVDKITSVLDDL from the coding sequence ATGGCTGAAATTGAATTTACCTCGAAAATTCAAAACTACAAAATAGTGCCAAAGAAAAAGATCCTTATCCGAATCGGTTCCCTTCGCCATGGTGGTGCTGAAAAAGTATTGGTTACTTTTTTGAAAAACCTGTCTCCTGACCAATATGAAATTGATTTGCTTTTAAATTTATATTCAGGAAAATACCTATCCGAAGTTCCGGAATGGATCAATATCATTTATCTCAACAAAGGAGAAATGATTACTACCAATAGAATCCAGGATATTCCTGAAAAAATAGCAAGAGTAGTCTATCAAAAATTCCTGAAAAAATTCCCGGGTGTTCTTTATAGGGGAAAATTAAAAAATAAAAAATATGATATTGAGTTTGCTGCCATCCATGGAATGCGGGATGAAATTTTAAACTCTCCTCTCACATCATCTAAAAAAGTAGTCTGGATTCATAATGACCTGTCACAAGTAAAAGGATATACCGACGAAGAAATTCGAAAATTCTTCGGCTTTGACAAGATTATGGTTATCTCAGAAAAAATTGAACAGCTCTTTCATTCTCTGGCAAAAAATGATTCTGAAAAAGAAAAAATCGTTAAGATTTATAATCCTTTAGATACTGGCGAAATTCTCACAAAATCTGAAGAACCTGTCAAAGAGTATAATTTTGAAAATACAATTCCTACTTTTGTTTCCGTAGGAACAGTTTTTCCACAAAAGGGCTTCGATAGGCTTTTGCAGGCTCACAAGAGATTATTAAATGAAGGATTATTACATAGAGTCCTGATTATCGGTGATGGTTATGATTTTGACAATATCAAAAGATTAAAGACCGAACTTGGTATTGATAAGACCGCTACCATGCTGGGGTTTAGTGATAATCCTTATCCTTATTTCAAAAATGCTGATTTTTATATTTTAAGCTCCCGATATGAAGGATTCCCAACAGTCTTATTTGAAGCCATCACATTAAAAAAGAAAATTATTGCGACAGAGGTCTCCGGAGTACAGGAAATGTTGAATAACGGAGAGCTGGGTTTAATTATAGAAAACTCAGAAGAAGGAATTTATTCAGGAATGAAAAAGGCTTTATTGCAGCCTGAAACCTTTTTGAATTACACTGAAGTATTAAATGATTATAAAATGCCATTTAATCTGGAAAATTCAGTAGATAAGATAACTAGCGTTCTAGATGATTTGTAA
- a CDS encoding acyltransferase, whose product MMIYKILNKISTLTQDFQHSVYLKICVNSGLKLGKNVVVRNNVSFGSEPFLVEIGDDTRIASGVTFVTHSGATTNIRKLEGYEEVRNFGWIKVGENCAIGSNSVILQNVEIGNNCVLGANSVLSESMPGHTVYAGNPAKYVCEIEDYADVLKKTTIDYPIHLEKNRKELNQWLKLNLPRKFKTTK is encoded by the coding sequence ATGATGATATACAAAATTCTTAACAAAATATCTACCCTTACTCAGGATTTCCAACATTCTGTTTATCTTAAAATCTGTGTGAACAGTGGCTTGAAGCTCGGTAAAAATGTAGTGGTAAGAAATAATGTTTCTTTTGGCTCTGAACCTTTTTTAGTAGAAATAGGTGATGATACAAGAATTGCTTCCGGGGTAACTTTTGTAACCCATTCGGGAGCAACCACCAATATAAGAAAGCTGGAAGGCTACGAAGAGGTAAGAAATTTTGGATGGATAAAAGTAGGTGAAAACTGTGCAATAGGAAGTAATTCCGTCATATTACAAAACGTTGAAATAGGTAACAATTGTGTTCTTGGTGCCAATTCTGTACTATCGGAGTCAATGCCTGGGCACACCGTTTATGCGGGTAACCCTGCAAAATATGTTTGCGAAATAGAAGATTACGCTGATGTTTTGAAGAAAACAACGATTGATTATCCTATTCATCTGGAAAAAAACAGAAAAGAGCTTAATCAATGGCTGAAATTGAATTTACCTCGAAAATTCAAAACTACAAAATAG